A portion of the Anoxybacillus gonensis genome contains these proteins:
- the cccA gene encoding cytochrome c550: MNRNPLIPFALIMVMGIGLIFFLSVKGLGDMKEVAKEKEGGAKTEETAAAGPEDIYKKSCVACHGANYEGGVGPALKGVGDRLSVDQIKEVITNGRGSMPAGLVPADQAEEMAKWLSELK; the protein is encoded by the coding sequence ATGAATCGCAATCCGTTAATCCCATTTGCACTTATTATGGTGATGGGAATTGGTCTCATTTTCTTTCTGTCTGTGAAAGGCCTCGGAGATATGAAAGAAGTTGCGAAAGAGAAAGAAGGCGGCGCGAAGACAGAAGAAACAGCAGCTGCAGGGCCAGAAGACATTTACAAAAAAAGCTGTGTTGCATGTCACGGCGCGAACTATGAAGGTGGCGTTGGTCCGGCATTAAAAGGTGTCGGTGATCGTCTATCTGTTGACCAAATTAAAGAAGTAATAACAAACGGTCGCGGAAGCATGCCAGCTGGATTAGTTCCTGCGGATCAAGCAGAAGAAATGGCAAAATGGCTTTCTGAATTAAAATAA
- a CDS encoding DEAD/DEAH box helicase, whose translation MFERFSFHPFIIEALHHLKFHKPTPIQERVIPAVLRGESVIGQSQTGTGKTHAYLLPIIERIDPHVDEVQAVITAPTRELATQIYHEVLKITKFCPNDHRITARCFVGGTDKLRSIEKLKTQPHIVIGTPGRVYDLVREQALFVHTARMLVIDEADVMLDMGFLTDVDQVAGCMPEDLQMLVFSATIPEKLKPFLKKYMEHPTHIHIAPKQVAASTIEHILIPLRHRDRLQLLHDILVSYNPYLAIVFVNTRKTADEVANGLIEKGLKVGVLHGDLTPRERKKMMKAIRDLQFQYIVATDLAARGIDIEGVSHVINYELPTDLDFYVHRTGRTGRAGYAGTATTIYEPSDQHALVKLEKKGIHFLHRDFRHGEWIELDAWNGRKKEKKDEVEQLVEKIAKKQKKVKPGYKKKLREQLKKQRAKKK comes from the coding sequence ATGTTTGAACGTTTTTCGTTTCATCCGTTTATTATAGAGGCGCTTCATCATTTAAAGTTTCATAAACCAACACCTATTCAAGAGCGTGTCATTCCGGCTGTCTTGCGTGGAGAGAGCGTCATCGGGCAATCGCAAACGGGAACAGGAAAGACGCATGCGTATTTATTGCCGATCATCGAACGCATTGATCCACATGTTGACGAAGTACAAGCGGTTATTACAGCACCGACGCGTGAGTTAGCTACGCAAATTTATCATGAAGTATTAAAAATAACGAAATTTTGTCCAAACGATCATCGCATTACAGCGCGCTGTTTTGTCGGCGGAACAGATAAATTACGATCGATTGAAAAGTTGAAAACACAACCTCATATCGTCATTGGCACACCGGGGCGCGTGTATGATCTCGTTCGTGAACAAGCGCTATTTGTTCATACGGCTCGGATGCTTGTCATTGATGAGGCAGATGTTATGCTTGATATGGGATTTCTTACAGATGTCGACCAAGTGGCAGGATGCATGCCAGAAGACTTGCAAATGCTCGTCTTTTCAGCAACGATTCCAGAAAAGTTAAAGCCGTTTTTGAAAAAATATATGGAGCACCCGACACATATCCATATTGCTCCGAAGCAAGTAGCCGCATCAACCATTGAGCATATTTTAATCCCGCTTCGCCATCGCGATCGTTTGCAGCTTTTACACGATATATTAGTTAGTTACAACCCATATTTAGCCATTGTTTTTGTAAACACGCGTAAAACAGCTGATGAAGTGGCAAACGGTTTAATTGAAAAAGGATTAAAAGTAGGCGTGTTACATGGGGATTTAACTCCGCGCGAGCGAAAAAAGATGATGAAAGCAATTCGTGATTTACAATTCCAATACATTGTCGCGACAGATTTAGCCGCGCGCGGAATCGATATTGAAGGCGTCAGCCACGTCATCAATTATGAACTGCCAACGGATTTAGATTTTTACGTACATCGTACAGGTCGAACAGGGCGTGCAGGTTATGCTGGTACGGCCACAACGATTTACGAACCATCTGATCAACATGCGTTAGTGAAGTTAGAGAAAAAAGGAATTCATTTCCTTCATCGTGATTTTCGTCATGGTGAATGGATTGAGCTCGATGCGTGGAATGGACGGAAAAAAGAGAAAAAAGATGAAGTTGAGCAACTCGTTGAAAAAATAGCGAAAAAACAAAAGAAAGTCAAACCGGGATATAAGAAAAAATTACGAGAGCAGTTGAAAAAACAAAGAGCGAAAAAGAAATAA
- a CDS encoding tRNA (adenine(22)-N(1))-methyltransferase has translation MNELQLSKRLQTVVSFIPKGSVLADIGSDHAYLPCYAYLHGYITKAVAGEVADGPFRSAKQQVEKCGLSHVISVRKGDGLQVVAPNEVDCVTIAGMGGTLISNILEAGKEKLASVQRLILQPNVGAHIVRKWLLDNEWELINERILEEDGQTYEVLVAERGDPYRPYTQLHVELLLGPFLLKERNEVFEKKWAMEMKHWQNVIEQLKYAKTEEAVKKRQQFVDTLQMVEEALKR, from the coding sequence GTGAACGAATTACAGCTATCTAAGCGATTGCAAACAGTTGTTTCATTTATTCCAAAAGGAAGCGTATTAGCAGACATCGGTTCAGATCATGCGTATTTGCCGTGTTATGCGTATTTGCACGGATACATAACAAAAGCAGTGGCAGGTGAAGTAGCGGACGGACCGTTTCGCTCTGCCAAACAACAAGTCGAAAAGTGCGGACTGTCTCACGTCATTTCCGTTCGAAAAGGGGATGGGCTACAAGTAGTAGCACCGAATGAAGTCGATTGTGTAACAATTGCAGGGATGGGAGGAACGCTTATCTCAAATATTTTAGAAGCAGGAAAGGAAAAATTGGCATCCGTTCAACGTTTAATTTTACAGCCAAATGTCGGTGCACATATTGTGCGAAAATGGTTGCTAGACAATGAGTGGGAATTAATTAATGAACGCATTTTAGAGGAAGATGGGCAAACGTACGAAGTGCTCGTTGCAGAGCGTGGCGATCCTTATCGTCCGTATACGCAACTTCATGTTGAGCTATTGCTCGGTCCGTTTTTACTAAAAGAACGAAACGAAGTATTTGAAAAAAAATGGGCGATGGAAATGAAGCATTGGCAAAACGTCATCGAGCAATTGAAATATGCGAAAACGGAAGAGGCAGTCAAAAAGCGACAACAATTTGTTGACACGTTGCAAATGGTAGAGGAGGCTTTGAAGCGATGA
- a CDS encoding Nif3-like dinuclear metal center hexameric protein — protein MKTPNGYEVIQLFEQFAPKHLAMEDDKIGLQIGTLNKPIRRIMITLDVLEHVVDEAIEQNIDLIIAHHPPIFRPLKHIVTDQPYGRMIEKCIKHDIAIYAAHTNLDIAKGGVNDWLAEALQLQNVDVLVPTYEEPLKKLVVYVPRTHADAVRKAIGDAGAGHIGNYSHCTFNSEGIGTFRPEEGANPFIGQQGTLETVEEVRVETIVPTRLQRKVVQAMLQAHPYEEVAYDIYPLENKGETYGLGRIGTLSEEMTLQQFAEHVKQALRVPAVRVVGELTSRVRKVAVIGGDGNKYIHQAKMRGADVYVTGDLYYHVAHDALMLGLNVVDPGHHVEKVMKEGVANVLRTMFVQQKFDVDIYVSQAHTEPFTFI, from the coding sequence ATGAAGACACCAAACGGATATGAAGTCATTCAACTATTTGAACAGTTTGCCCCAAAACACTTGGCGATGGAAGACGATAAAATCGGGTTGCAAATCGGCACGCTAAATAAACCGATTCGCCGTATCATGATTACGTTAGATGTATTAGAACATGTCGTCGATGAAGCGATTGAACAAAACATTGATTTAATCATTGCGCACCATCCACCAATTTTCCGTCCACTTAAACATATTGTGACCGATCAGCCGTACGGTCGTATGATTGAAAAATGTATAAAACATGATATTGCGATTTATGCAGCACATACAAATTTAGATATTGCAAAAGGCGGGGTAAATGATTGGCTCGCTGAAGCGCTTCAATTACAAAACGTTGACGTCCTTGTTCCGACGTATGAAGAGCCGTTGAAAAAGCTTGTTGTATATGTGCCGCGCACACATGCCGATGCGGTGAGAAAAGCGATTGGTGATGCAGGGGCTGGACATATCGGAAATTATAGCCATTGTACATTTAATAGCGAAGGAATCGGGACGTTTCGACCAGAGGAAGGCGCTAATCCATTTATCGGGCAACAAGGAACGTTAGAAACAGTGGAAGAAGTGCGTGTAGAAACGATTGTTCCTACGCGTCTGCAAAGAAAAGTTGTTCAAGCGATGTTGCAAGCACATCCGTACGAAGAAGTGGCATATGATATATATCCGCTTGAAAATAAAGGAGAGACATATGGGCTTGGACGAATCGGGACATTAAGCGAGGAAATGACGTTACAACAATTTGCTGAACATGTCAAACAGGCATTGCGTGTACCAGCTGTTCGTGTCGTTGGCGAATTGACGAGTCGTGTACGAAAAGTTGCAGTTATCGGTGGAGATGGAAACAAATATATTCATCAAGCGAAAATGAGGGGAGCGGATGTGTACGTCACTGGCGACTTATATTATCATGTGGCACATGATGCACTCATGCTCGGCTTGAATGTCGTTGATCCGGGACATCATGTCGAAAAAGTGATGAAAGAAGGGGTAGCGAACGTATTAAGAACGATGTTTGTGCAGCAAAAATTTGATGTTGATATATACGTATCACAAGCCCATACGGAACCGTTTACGTTTATATAA
- a CDS encoding 4-hydroxy-3-methylbut-2-enyl diphosphate reductase, with translation MEVIKITPRGYCYGVVDAMVIARNAALDPTLPRPIYILGMIVHNKHVTDAFAEEGIITLDGPNRLEILENIDRGTVIFTAHGVSPEVKQRAREKGLVTIDATCPDVTKTHELIREKVANGYEVIYIGKKGHPEPEGAVGVAPHAVHLIEKPEDVEQLNIQAKHIIVTNQTTMSQWDVAHIMEKVREKYPHVEMHREICLATQVRQEAVAEQAKEADVTIVVGDPRSNNSNRLAQVSEEIAGTKAYRVADVTEIDIEWIKDAKKVAVTAGASTPTPITKEVIDFLEQFDPNNPETWKRERKVPLTKILPKVKKRGE, from the coding sequence ATGGAAGTCATTAAAATTACGCCACGCGGATATTGTTACGGAGTCGTTGATGCGATGGTCATCGCTCGCAACGCCGCGCTCGATCCGACGCTGCCACGACCGATCTACATTTTAGGCATGATCGTTCATAATAAACATGTCACCGATGCATTTGCGGAAGAAGGAATTATTACACTTGACGGTCCGAATCGACTTGAAATTTTAGAAAACATTGACCGCGGCACAGTCATTTTTACCGCTCACGGCGTTTCACCTGAAGTAAAACAGCGCGCAAGAGAAAAAGGGCTTGTCACCATTGACGCTACATGCCCAGATGTGACAAAAACACACGAGCTTATTCGTGAAAAAGTAGCGAATGGATACGAAGTCATTTACATCGGAAAAAAAGGGCACCCTGAACCAGAAGGGGCTGTCGGCGTTGCGCCACATGCCGTTCATTTAATTGAAAAACCTGAAGATGTAGAACAACTGAATATTCAAGCAAAACATATTATTGTGACGAACCAAACGACAATGAGCCAATGGGACGTTGCACATATTATGGAAAAAGTAAGAGAAAAATATCCACATGTTGAAATGCACCGTGAAATTTGTTTAGCAACACAAGTGCGGCAAGAAGCGGTCGCTGAACAAGCAAAAGAAGCAGATGTCACGATCGTTGTCGGTGATCCGAGAAGCAATAATTCGAATCGACTTGCCCAAGTATCTGAAGAAATTGCGGGAACGAAAGCATATCGTGTCGCTGATGTGACTGAAATTGACATCGAATGGATTAAAGACGCCAAAAAAGTTGCAGTCACTGCCGGCGCATCTACACCAACACCGATTACAAAAGAAGTCATTGACTTTTTGGAACAGTTCGACCCGAACAATCCTGAAACATGGAAACGAGAACGAAAAGTGCCGCTCACAAAAATTTTACCAAAAGTGAAAAAAAGAGGCGAATAA
- the dnaG gene encoding DNA primase has protein sequence MGQRIPEETVEHIRRSVDIVDIIQQYVSLKKQGRNYFGLCPFHGEKTPSFSVSPEKQIYHCFGCGAGGNVFSFLMDIEGITFIEAVKRLAPRANVDLSHVVDAHPTSERKETATMIAAHELLKKFYHHLLMHTNEGEEALNYLLQRGFTRELIEQFEIGYALPSWNATVTFLANKGFSLPLMEQAGLIVKKSGEDSYFDRFRHRIMFPIHNHQGETVAFSGRALGNEEPKYMNSPETPIFNKRHILYHFHEARLPMRQKQQVVLFEGFADVIAAVQAGISYAVATMGTALSEEQARMLRRNASSVIVCYDGDRAGIDAALRASETLVEAGCYVKVAMMPDGLDPDEYVQKYGADRFRHHVLDASLSLTAFKLEYLKRGRHLQNESERLRYIEEAVKEISRLSNAIEADYYLRQLANEFSISMDALREQMMVYGKKQVEQKQERRETVVAPVKAKLLPAFQKAERMLLAHMLRDKAIAYTVQEAIEGAFNVEEHRAIAAYLYAFYEEGHEPDVSSLLERIHDPQLKRIVTELSMMPINEDISSAELRDYIQCVLNYPKEQLLKQKEAQLRDAERQKDYECAKRIASEMIALRKSLHFGRRGING, from the coding sequence ATGGGACAACGCATTCCTGAGGAAACGGTTGAGCACATTCGTCGCTCAGTCGATATTGTAGACATCATCCAACAGTATGTCTCACTGAAAAAGCAAGGACGCAACTACTTTGGGTTATGTCCTTTCCACGGGGAGAAAACACCTTCTTTTTCTGTTTCGCCAGAAAAGCAAATTTATCATTGTTTTGGCTGTGGAGCAGGCGGAAATGTGTTTTCGTTTTTGATGGACATCGAAGGGATTACATTCATAGAGGCAGTGAAACGATTAGCACCGCGAGCAAATGTCGATTTATCGCACGTCGTTGATGCGCATCCGACATCGGAACGGAAAGAAACAGCGACGATGATTGCTGCGCACGAGCTATTAAAAAAGTTTTATCATCATTTGCTGATGCATACAAATGAAGGGGAAGAAGCATTGAACTATTTGCTTCAACGAGGCTTTACGCGCGAGCTCATCGAACAGTTTGAAATTGGCTATGCTTTGCCGTCTTGGAATGCGACCGTCACATTTTTAGCAAACAAAGGCTTCTCACTTCCACTGATGGAACAGGCCGGACTCATTGTGAAAAAATCGGGAGAGGACTCATACTTTGATCGTTTCCGTCATCGCATTATGTTTCCTATCCATAACCATCAAGGAGAAACGGTTGCTTTTTCGGGGAGAGCGCTCGGAAACGAAGAGCCGAAGTATATGAATAGCCCCGAGACTCCAATTTTTAATAAACGTCATATTTTATATCACTTTCATGAAGCGCGTTTACCGATGCGTCAAAAACAGCAAGTTGTACTGTTTGAAGGATTTGCAGATGTGATCGCTGCTGTGCAAGCTGGCATTTCCTATGCTGTAGCAACGATGGGAACAGCTTTATCGGAAGAACAGGCGCGCATGCTTCGTCGCAATGCTTCATCGGTCATTGTTTGTTATGATGGGGATCGAGCAGGAATCGACGCTGCTTTGAGAGCATCTGAGACGCTCGTTGAAGCTGGCTGTTATGTAAAAGTTGCGATGATGCCAGATGGGCTTGACCCTGATGAGTATGTACAAAAATATGGTGCTGATCGTTTTCGTCATCACGTGCTTGATGCAAGCTTGTCGCTGACAGCGTTTAAGCTTGAATATTTAAAGCGCGGCCGCCATTTACAAAACGAAAGTGAGCGTCTTCGTTATATTGAAGAAGCGGTGAAAGAAATTAGCCGATTATCTAATGCGATTGAAGCGGATTATTATTTACGACAACTAGCTAATGAATTTTCCATTTCCATGGATGCGCTACGCGAGCAAATGATGGTTTATGGAAAAAAACAAGTCGAACAAAAGCAAGAACGTCGTGAAACGGTCGTTGCACCTGTGAAAGCGAAATTGTTACCAGCTTTTCAAAAAGCAGAGCGGATGTTACTTGCTCATATGTTGCGCGATAAAGCGATCGCATACACGGTTCAAGAAGCGATCGAAGGCGCATTTAACGTCGAAGAACATCGCGCTATTGCCGCCTATTTATATGCGTTTTACGAAGAAGGACACGAACCCGATGTAAGCTCGTTACTTGAACGCATTCATGATCCGCAATTAAAACGCATCGTTACAGAGCTGTCCATGATGCCGATCAACGAAGACATCTCGTCAGCTGAGTTGCGAGATTACATTCAATGCGTGCTCAACTACCCAAAAGAGCAGTTGCTCAAGCAAAAAGAAGCGCAGTTGCGCGATGCCGAACGGCAAAAAGATTATGAGTGCGCAAAACGCATTGCAAGCGAAATGATTGCCTTGCGAAAGTCTTTGCATTTTGGAAGGAGGGGAATAAATGGCTGA
- a CDS encoding YitT family protein, with amino-acid sequence MKGEICLKRQHKKETISHLMYRVVMMTIGATLAALSIELFLVPNEIIDGGVIGISLILDRILPNYAWLNFATLVILLNAPFMYFGYKQIGKTFMLSSLYSIIVLAVMERLFHYVSPFTTDSILATVFGGAILGAGVGLVIRHGGSLDGTEILGILMTKKLPFSVGEFVMFTNVFIFTWAAFVFGPKQAMYSVLTYYIAFKTIDTVIQGLDETKAVLIVSDRYEEVSDAILNRLGRGTTKLMGKGGYTDEQKEVIYAVVTRLEVTKLKSIVYEIDPNAFITIMNTQEVRGAKFKSAIH; translated from the coding sequence ATGAAGGGGGAGATTTGTTTGAAAAGACAACATAAAAAAGAAACGATTAGCCATTTAATGTATCGTGTCGTCATGATGACGATCGGTGCCACGCTTGCTGCTTTATCGATCGAATTGTTTTTAGTGCCTAATGAAATTATTGATGGTGGGGTCATCGGTATATCCCTTATTCTTGATCGCATTCTTCCAAACTATGCATGGTTGAACTTTGCCACGCTTGTTATTTTACTCAATGCGCCATTTATGTATTTTGGTTATAAACAAATCGGAAAAACGTTTATGCTCTCCTCTCTCTATTCGATCATTGTATTAGCTGTCATGGAGCGGTTGTTTCATTATGTATCTCCATTTACAACAGATTCCATTTTAGCAACTGTGTTTGGCGGAGCCATTCTCGGCGCTGGTGTAGGGCTTGTGATTCGCCATGGTGGTTCATTAGATGGCACAGAAATTTTAGGTATTTTAATGACGAAAAAGTTGCCATTTTCTGTTGGGGAATTTGTCATGTTTACAAACGTTTTTATTTTTACTTGGGCGGCATTTGTATTCGGACCAAAGCAAGCGATGTACTCCGTTTTAACTTATTATATTGCTTTTAAAACGATTGATACTGTCATTCAAGGATTAGATGAAACAAAAGCAGTGCTCATCGTATCCGATCGTTACGAAGAAGTATCAGATGCCATTTTAAATCGACTTGGCCGTGGAACGACGAAGTTGATGGGAAAAGGCGGATATACAGACGAACAAAAAGAAGTGATTTATGCTGTTGTTACTCGTCTGGAAGTGACGAAGCTAAAATCAATTGTATATGAAATTGATCCGAATGCGTTTATTACGATTATGAACACACAAGAAGTGCGTGGAGCAAAATTTAAGTCTGCTATTCATTAA
- a CDS encoding DUF2624 domain-containing protein yields MNVYHKIVQHKMKSITANELMMYAKEYNVPLSQKDAETIVQMMREKTIDMFNEQARKNWIRELAHRTSPQLAKQANEFIRQFIQ; encoded by the coding sequence GTGAATGTGTATCATAAAATCGTCCAGCATAAAATGAAATCGATTACCGCAAATGAATTAATGATGTATGCCAAGGAATACAACGTTCCACTTTCCCAAAAAGACGCCGAAACAATTGTTCAAATGATGCGCGAAAAAACGATCGATATGTTTAATGAACAAGCGAGGAAAAATTGGATTCGCGAACTCGCTCATCGCACATCACCGCAACTTGCAAAACAAGCTAATGAGTTTATTCGCCAATTTATACAGTAA
- a CDS encoding deoxyribonuclease IV — MLKIGSHVSMSGKEMLLAASKEAVSYGANTFMIYTGAPQNTRRKPIEELNIDKGLAHMKAHGIEEIVVHAPYIINIGNTMNVDTFSLGVSFLRSEIERTEAIGAKQLVLHPGAHVGAGVEAGIAKIIEGLNEVITNDQQVQIALETMAGKGSECGSRFEELAKIIDGVTHNDKLSVCFDTCHTHDAGYDIVNDFDGVLEQFDRIIGLDRLKVLHINDSKNPCGSRKDRHENIGFGYIGFDALNYIVHHPQLMHVPKILETPYVGEKKNAKPPYQFEIAMLRAQQFDPNVREKIVE; from the coding sequence GTGTTAAAAATTGGTTCGCACGTCTCGATGAGCGGAAAAGAAATGTTATTAGCTGCAAGTAAAGAAGCGGTATCGTATGGAGCAAATACGTTTATGATTTATACGGGGGCACCACAAAACACAAGGCGTAAACCGATTGAGGAGCTAAACATTGATAAAGGACTTGCCCATATGAAAGCACATGGGATTGAAGAAATTGTTGTACACGCCCCGTACATTATTAATATCGGCAATACAATGAACGTAGATACGTTTTCTCTTGGCGTTTCTTTTTTACGTTCCGAAATTGAACGAACAGAAGCGATTGGTGCAAAGCAGCTCGTCCTTCATCCTGGTGCGCACGTCGGTGCGGGTGTGGAAGCAGGGATTGCAAAAATTATTGAAGGGTTAAACGAAGTGATAACAAATGACCAGCAAGTGCAAATTGCTTTAGAAACGATGGCGGGAAAAGGGTCTGAATGTGGCAGTCGCTTTGAAGAATTAGCGAAAATCATTGACGGTGTGACGCATAACGATAAGCTTTCTGTTTGTTTTGATACATGTCATACACATGATGCTGGATATGATATTGTTAACGATTTTGATGGTGTATTAGAACAATTTGATCGCATTATCGGGCTTGATCGTCTAAAAGTATTGCATATTAATGATAGTAAAAATCCGTGTGGAAGTCGGAAAGACCGTCATGAAAATATTGGCTTTGGTTATATCGGTTTTGATGCGCTAAATTATATTGTGCATCACCCGCAACTTATGCACGTGCCAAAAATTTTAGAAACGCCATATGTTGGGGAGAAAAAAAATGCGAAACCGCCATATCAATTTGAAATCGCGATGTTGCGTGCGCAACAGTTTGACCCAAACGTTCGGGAAAAAATTGTCGAGTAG
- the rpoD gene encoding RNA polymerase sigma factor RpoD — translation MAEKSTHSDLTLEQAKEQLVELGKKRGVLTYEEIAERLSAFDLDSDQMDEYYEYLNEQGIEVVAESDLDDADLDDPDFDDLKDEEFDLNDLSVPPGVKINDPVRMYLKEIGRVPLLSAEEEIELAKRIEQGDEEAKRRLAEANLRLVVSIAKRYVGRGMLFLDLIQEGNMGLIKAVEKFDYRKGYKFSTYATWWIRQAITRAIADQARTIRIPVHMVETINKLIRVQRQLLQDLGREPSPEEIAEEMDLTPEKVREILKIAQEPVSLETPIGEEDDSHLGDFIEDQDATSPAEHAAYELLKEQLEDVLDTLTDREENVLRLRFGLDDGRTRTLEEVGKVFGVTRERIRQIEAKALRKLRHPSRSKRLKDFLE, via the coding sequence ATGGCTGAAAAGTCAACACATTCCGATTTAACGTTAGAACAAGCAAAAGAACAATTAGTCGAGCTAGGTAAAAAACGTGGCGTTCTTACCTATGAAGAAATCGCTGAGCGATTATCCGCATTTGATCTTGATTCGGATCAAATGGATGAATATTATGAGTATTTAAATGAACAAGGGATCGAAGTCGTCGCCGAGTCCGATTTAGATGATGCTGATTTAGACGACCCAGACTTCGATGATTTAAAAGATGAAGAGTTCGATTTAAACGATTTAAGCGTTCCTCCAGGGGTAAAGATTAACGACCCTGTTCGCATGTATTTAAAAGAAATTGGTCGCGTACCGCTATTGTCAGCAGAAGAAGAAATTGAGCTAGCGAAACGCATTGAACAAGGAGACGAAGAAGCAAAACGTCGTCTAGCTGAGGCAAACCTTCGTCTCGTCGTTAGCATTGCGAAACGTTACGTTGGTCGCGGCATGCTTTTCCTTGACTTAATTCAAGAAGGAAATATGGGTTTAATTAAAGCGGTCGAAAAATTTGATTACCGCAAAGGATATAAATTTAGCACATATGCAACATGGTGGATTCGCCAAGCGATTACTCGTGCGATTGCTGACCAAGCGCGTACGATCCGTATCCCTGTTCATATGGTCGAAACGATTAATAAGCTTATTCGCGTTCAACGTCAACTTTTGCAAGACCTCGGTCGCGAACCATCTCCTGAAGAAATTGCGGAAGAGATGGACTTAACGCCGGAAAAAGTGCGCGAAATTTTAAAAATTGCCCAAGAGCCTGTATCGCTTGAAACGCCAATTGGCGAAGAAGACGACTCTCATTTAGGCGATTTTATTGAAGATCAAGATGCAACATCTCCAGCTGAACACGCAGCGTATGAGCTGTTAAAAGAACAACTCGAAGATGTGTTAGATACACTAACAGACCGAGAAGAAAATGTACTTCGCCTTCGTTTTGGTCTTGATGATGGACGTACGCGAACGCTTGAAGAAGTGGGCAAAGTGTTTGGTGTGACACGCGAACGCATTCGCCAAATTGAAGCAAAAGCGTTGCGAAAACTGCGCCACCCAAGCCGCAGCAAACGTTTAAAAGACTTTTTAGAATAA
- a CDS encoding metal ABC transporter ATP-binding protein gives MDDILRIEDVSFRYDDEDVLQHIDFHIPKGAFVGLVGPNGSGKSTLLKCILRLLKPQTGRIFLFGTPIEQFKDWHKIGFVSQKANSFNTGFPATVYEVVASGLAGKLGLFRRLKKSDEKAVYEAIDAVGMSPFIHRNIGELSGGQQQRVFIARAIVSQPEFLILDEPTVGVDVHHVQSFYDMLERLNKQHHMTLLLVTHDIGTITEKVTHVACLNKHLHFHGSVQQFAQLKTEDLASFYGHHLHLLAHDHA, from the coding sequence ATGGACGATATTTTACGGATAGAAGACGTATCGTTTCGATATGATGATGAAGATGTACTACAACATATTGATTTTCACATTCCGAAAGGTGCTTTCGTTGGTTTAGTTGGTCCGAACGGATCAGGAAAATCAACGCTGTTAAAATGCATTTTGCGATTGCTAAAGCCGCAAACGGGGCGCATTTTTTTATTCGGCACGCCGATTGAGCAGTTTAAAGATTGGCATAAAATTGGTTTCGTCTCTCAAAAAGCAAACAGTTTTAATACCGGATTTCCTGCGACAGTATATGAAGTTGTAGCGAGCGGTTTAGCTGGAAAGCTCGGGTTATTTCGTCGATTAAAAAAAAGCGACGAAAAAGCAGTATATGAAGCGATTGATGCGGTCGGCATGAGCCCTTTTATTCATCGAAACATTGGCGAACTTTCAGGAGGTCAACAACAACGCGTATTTATCGCACGTGCGATCGTGTCGCAGCCTGAATTTTTAATTTTAGATGAGCCGACTGTCGGGGTCGATGTGCATCATGTACAAAGCTTTTACGATATGCTTGAACGATTGAATAAACAACATCATATGACATTGCTTCTCGTGACGCACGATATCGGAACGATTACGGAAAAAGTCACACATGTCGCTTGTTTAAACAAACATTTGCATTTCCATGGGAGCGTGCAACAGTTTGCGCAGCTAAAAACAGAAGATTTAGCATCATTTTATGGGCATCATCTTCACCTACTTGCCCATGACCATGCGTAG
- the vrrA gene encoding VrrA/YqfQ family protein: MRRPFMFPPSRSPMPPMWSQPMMRQAQGGMFSRLFGNQFPAQTLGAGGALPSIDSMLTNVQKMLNMVQTITPMVQQYGPLIKSVPSMMRLFREFKQSDTTNEATKTASETNETARATSAATTEQKTLKKQRPIPTKSERKQEKTNEKGKSVPKLYI, translated from the coding sequence TTGCGGCGTCCATTTATGTTTCCACCTTCACGTTCGCCTATGCCGCCTATGTGGTCGCAACCGATGATGCGTCAAGCACAAGGGGGCATGTTTTCACGATTGTTTGGCAACCAATTTCCTGCCCAAACGCTTGGCGCTGGCGGGGCATTGCCAAGTATCGATTCGATGTTAACAAATGTACAAAAAATGTTAAACATGGTCCAAACGATTACACCAATGGTGCAACAATACGGTCCACTCATTAAAAGCGTCCCATCGATGATGCGTCTTTTTCGCGAATTTAAACAATCAGACACAACAAACGAAGCAACTAAAACAGCAAGTGAAACGAACGAAACAGCACGCGCAACAAGCGCAGCAACGACAGAGCAAAAAACCCTAAAAAAACAACGACCAATTCCAACAAAAAGCGAACGAAAACAAGAAAAAACGAATGAAAAAGGGAAATCTGTGCCAAAACTATATATTTAA